The sequence TGGGAGAAACGGCAGCCACTTTGGATTTGATGCATCCCACCTGTGCATGTTTTTCACCTCATCCACATGATGTTATCCTCATCCAAGTGGCATCCCACACTTCTTCCCATTTAATTCAGATTTTTTCTGATCACATACAGTGTGATAAGTAAAAAAATCCAACACAAAATTGTGTTACCCAACTGTGGACTTATAAGTGCATTgtgtgggtggttttttttacatGTATGGTGATTGATTGCTGGGTGCCATCTATCACCATATCCTACTTCCGCTGGTGGATCTGGGCTtcacatatgcattttaaaaaatctgttttgtgCAAGTCTGGTATATTGGAAAATTTGTatatcaaaaatttaaaaatggaCACAGATAAACAAATACCTGCATGCATGCCCTCAGTGGACCTCAGGAATTTGAGGTGGATGGGAAAGTACGTATTGAGGAAAGGAGACAACACATAGTGCAAATGCATCTCATCAAGCACCACACACTCATGTGGAAGGGAAAAATGAGCTATAGAGTTCAACTGAAAGTGCTTCATGTGTGGACAGATGTGCATGATGCTGTGTAGGATCTGTGCAACCCATGTGCACATTAACACTGGTGTGCAGACAACTACCATCCCCAAACATTCCTGTTATTGCCATTCTTTCCTTCCTTGTCCCTTCCTAATAACAGTGCTGATAGCTGTGCAGCATATGCCAATTCTGCCATCTGGCCCTTGCCCACTTGGGATCACCCTGGCTCCCCTTTACTGCAGCAGCATCAGTAGCTGTCTGCGCAATAGCTCTTATTGGAAAGAGCAGTATAATGTGCTTGATGCTGTGTCTTGAGCATTTGAGTGAAGGAGGCGACCCTTTCTGGCCCCAGCTTCTTTGAAATGTTAGACACGCTCCTCTCCTGCCCCCTCTTCCCAGCAAGATTCCAGCCAGCCTTGCTGtctcttctttctctttttttctcttctcccGTCCCCACCCCCAGCTCTCCAATCAACCAGGGCCCATCGCAACAAACCCAGCATTGTTCTTGCTTGGCCCTTGCTCAGGGTAAGCCAGCCGGGAAAGCACGGAATGAATAGCAGCTCCCATCCATTCCCTCCTGTCTTGTTAGATATTCAGGTCACATCACCACATAGGCTGTGCATAAACCCCTCACGCTCCCTGGCAGGGCTAGGATCAAGACAGTGTCTGCCTCTCACTCTGGATTTGTCTCACAATTGCTCTGGCTTGCTTCACTTAGTTGGAATAGTTCCAATCCTGTTAGTAGGACAGGACCCTATGTTAGCAAAAGATAAAGGTTATCTTAAGTATAGATGGTCTCCCACCTTCTATGTAAACTGACCCAAAGGAAGCCTGCTTAAGCCAAAGATTTTATCGTATACTGACTTTAAGGTCAATGCCGGGGGTGGTGGAGAGGAGTGCTACACTGCACCCTTCAAGATAGTAAGCAGATTTTGCTGTGGCCAGTGAAACCTCGAGAGAGGTGAGCATGTCTTAGGAGATCATTATTTTACCCCTTTGATTTGGTTTGGGTGGTGATACTCTATGAGCTGCAAATCAGGGTATGGTTCCAGGATGTGGTCTGAAGGCTCGTGAGACCACCAACTGGCTAAAACTTAAGCAAGACAGGATGTGATTAGTTtgtggatgggagactacctgaGAACTACATGTGTGCGGCCTCGAGTTCCATGACGGAAGAAAGATCcactataaatgtaaaaaaagggggggagatcaGCCAGGCTTCTCTGTCGTCCATGTGCAcaattttcttcctcttttccccTCTGGGTATGAGCCAGGAGAGGATTGTGCAGTAAACTGGCCAGAAGTGCTAGGATATTCTTGGAATATAAGAAATGGGCAGCCCTTTGAGAGTGCATCAGTTCATAGAAGGGATTAAAGGATGTTGGGAACAAGTTAAGGTAGAAGACCTAGAAAGCCCAGTGTGAGCTGAGAGATACAGAATTTTCAGAATTACCAGCATTTTTTATTTGTATATGAGCCTGCTTGTGTATTTAGATCAGCTCTGGAGGCTGCCCCCATATACCTGCCAGTTAGATTGGTGACCTCAAGGGGGTCTCTCCACTTGTAGCCCCTGTTGAATTTTTTGTCCACTGAGGTATGAATTGGCTCCTACTTTTAAACTGGTTTAAaaagcccatctattccagcttggtttaaaaacattttatgacTGTGCTACCTGAAATACTTTTAAGTATTTCAGGTGAGGTAAAATACAGGTTTTATCTGCTCTCTGATGATTTGATTGATTTTATGCTAAATATTTTTAtgtttgcattgtattttatgcaataTAAACTGCCTTGGAAGGGCATCTATCCTGAAAGGCAGCCCAAACATAACACAGCAAAATTCTATTCTCTTTTCATAGTGTTTGCAACTCCCAGAGATTTCCTGTAACCTATATTGTTTGGAACTGGGATTTCCACGTGTATTCCCCAGAGAGTGGCCTGCTGCCAAGGCAAAGGGTTTTGGCAATGGAAACTCAGTTCATCTATCTGTTCCCTCTTAGTGTAATGCTTTTAAACTTGTGTTCTAGGGAGCCTGGAGCTTCTTGAGAGGATATGTAAGGGCAGGTAAACTTCCCCGAAAGAGAGTTTTCCACTGGTAGTCTTAATCATACACAGCCCAGTAAGGGGAGAGTTGAGACACTGGGAAAGAAATAAGAAGGACCCACAAACGCAAAGGAAGCTTCACAACCACTTATGAGTGTTGGCAGAAAGCAGCAGCTTGATTGGATCAGATCAAATCAGTTGATCAAAGAACTATAGGGCAAAGTAAGCTGGAAGAAGATAGAAGCTTTGGCCCGCTGGTCTTCCTCATCAGCCAGGAAAGACAGCAGCAGTCCCCACAGGTGAAGATCTGCCAATCTAAAATGGCCACAACTGGTGGAGTATCATCTCACACCAAAAACCAAGGCAAACAACTGGGAAAAGCTACTTCTAGAGAGGTGTTTCAGACAGGGAAGACCTTAAACACTTGAACATGTTTCTAATAGTTGTCTCCCCAGAACGGGGCCTAAGTACCCAAAGCGAGGCCAGCCACCATTGGCAATTAAGGTACCAACTTCTAAAATATGCACTAACCACAAAGAAAATAAATTCCTGTGGCTAGTTAGTTTTCCTTTGTTGATGATGAAGCCTGAAAGTAAAGACACTGAAAACCTAAGGCAGTCTTGGTTCTTGTATAGTTGGGCAGGCCCTTGTGCTCTCATACCATATCCAGTTTTCCTCTGTAGTGCCCAAATAGAGGATGGTGAGTGTGCTCTAGTGTCTGAACAGAGTTCACACTCAGTGATGGTAAGACTCAGCAGGGCCGATAAGCATTCTGTGTGAACTGAGTGTAAACCCTAGAATGCTTCCCAGAATTTGCTGCAACAGGCGGAGGTTCTAAATTGGGTGGGATTCTGTGGCAGACATTAGCGCTAAAAGAATTGTACTGAACAGAGATGCACTCTCTCATTAGGCAGTCATATTGCTCTGCTACCCCTGCAATGATTGTATTTTCTTCCTCTGTGATTGTCCCATTCCCTTTGGCCCTTTCGCTTCCCACACTCAGCCAGGTgttgttcatgaggactttggtTGGCTCTGGAGCCCCCaggtctctacacacacacacggtgagTTTCACCAACTCTCAGCCAGAATGATAAATAGTTTCAGAGCAAAGGGGCTTCTCCAATGCCTCTGGACACAGAAAGAGCTATGGCCGAGTCTGCTGATGAGATATCAGTCCTTGGAATACATAGCAAGTGTGCCTACCCCAGGACTGCCCGTTTGCTAATGGGGGCAGCAATCCAAACATCTTTCTTTGTACAAAGACAGAGGCTTTGTCTCCATGGCAGCAGGCCCAAGAAGGAACTGTGGGTGTCATTCCCTACACAAAGCCCTCACTGATCCCCAGCGTTGCAGCCCATCCCCTAGCAACTGCCTCCCTCTCTCAGTGGTGTTTATCGCTCCTGAGGGTGCAATCCAAAGAGAGCAGAGAACAAGGCCCTTTAACAGTTCTGCACAAACAGAGCTGGGAGTCTCACTAACATAGAAATAGAGGAGGAGCCTATTTGCTAAATGCAGGGACTGCTACAAGCCAAGGTAGCAGTTCTCAAAAGGTGCTGTCTGGCTCCACATCAGTGTCCTCTGCACAGAGAGGTACGGCTGAGCCATGGAATGGCATTTGGGGTTGATTATGCAGAATCTGGGCCTCTCTGTCAGTTTCAGAGAAGCTTCATCCTTTGAGAAACTGCCGGAATAAATACAGATGTGGACAATAGAGGAAGATGCTTTgctactgtgtcagaccattagtTTGGTATGAGTGGCAGTGATTCTTTATGGCAGGCATGGGATGtcagtggccttccagaagttgtttaatccaactcccatcatccctgaccggtggccgtgttggctggggctgatagatcCTTGGGGTGGGGTTTCCTGATTGCCAATGGGTTATAGTTGAATATGCCTGAGGGCAAACGCTGCTGCATGTGTACACCCCATCTCTTGGTAGAAGTAACCCACCAAAGTCACCTTAGATCTGCTTTGGGATCTTTCCCATTTGAGATCACATCAGTGGTCTGTTTTCTCCCTCATGAAACAGCACCTTTCTGAAGGCCTGTACTCTTGAATCTATGCCTCCTGAGGGAAGCAAATAATCTTAGGCCTGGAAGTGTTCTGGAAAGCATAACCTTTCAAGAAGGCCAAATCAATCAACCAACTGTTGGTTCTTTCTGTTCATCTTGTGGGTTTGAAGCATTCAGGGCACGCTTGGGTCATGCTCCCAAGGCATTCTCTGCATGAGTGAAGAAGCACAATGAGTTTCTCAGGGGCCTAATATCACCAGCCTCTGAAGCTTTTGTGCGATGCTGGTGTGGTGAGTGAGAGCATAGGAAAGGGGGTTGAGGAACTGCTGTGATAGTGAATGTGTGGATGGATTCCCTCTGGCTCAGGAGTTATGCTAGTCCAGCGCTACGTGGAGCTACAGACACGTTGTCACATGAGAGGGGGAACAAGTTTCTCTTTGTAGACTGCATGCCTCTGGACTGAACCTGCATATTTGACAAAGTGCATGTCTGAGAGCCTCAGCCAAACATGGGTCAACACAAATGCATTTACTACATTTTCAGTGGCCAGCCCTATTCAGGTGTCATGCCTGCATAAGGAATGTAATGTGTGTGCAGGCCCTGCTCCCAGCATTCCCAAATGTTTTACCCTGACCTTCCCACATAGAATCAGAGGGTCTGAAGGGGGCATCTGAGTGCATTCTGGTGAATAAGTTTAGAAGTCTGCACAGTTGAAAACCCTGATAAGGCAAGGTTCCTGACTGAGCAGAAGCTTCTAAGCCCCTTCAATCAAATATGCCTAGATGCCCTCTTCAGGCCTTCCTGTTCAATGCACAAAGGCTGGGATGGAGTACATGGGGTTAGTGTATGCAAGGACATTAGGAGGAGAGCCAGCATGCTTGCCCCCCATATTTGTGTAATGTCTGAATAGGGCTGCAGATGTCTCTGGCTTGAAAACAAAGCATGTTGGTGATGCTTGTGACTTCTTGTCTATCCTTACCATTTGGCAACCAGGGGTATATTGCCATTGATCAAGGAGCTTCTTCTTGAAGATACCACAATTCTTAGCTAAAACTAGATCATTCCTTCATGAATATGCctaatgcttttaaaacaaaaacagaagattGGGGAGGATATTCTAATCTGCAAATTCCCAAGATGTCTTCAGGTATTTCTAAGTGTTTATTGGGAACCTTTCTGAGAACTACTAGCCAAAAGGGATGTCTAGCTTGAAGGAAGGGCCTTGCAGTTTGTTAGTATTTCCTCGAGTCACTTGCTTCTCATTGACGGTATGAAGATAGAGCCCTGATATGAAGTAGACCCCAAACTCCTGGGTGCAAAGATGAGGTTTTCCTGACTCCAGGCGTGTACAAATGCCAGTTTGACTTCTCTCCTTCTATGACTATGTTCTATACTGTTTTCCCCCCAAGCACTCCATTCTGGCTCTATGGGCAAGCCATTGCTTTCCCTTTCCTCAAAGCTTGCAACCACAGGTGCCGCTTGAACCTAACAGGGAGAGAACTTTGCATCCCTGATGAATGTTGTTTCCAGGGAATGACATCTCCAGTACAGGCACAAGAAtcgctgtgtgtttgtgtgtgtatgtgttaatgGAGATATTTCCTGCTTGGAGGTGGGATTGCAAAGTCCATGGCAGCTAAATACTTCGGATAATGGATGGATGCCTCAATACTGCAATGCTTTTACATGTTttcaaagggaggggagagaaagctcAGACACTCAGTATCCTTAAACTGGGATTCAAAGACTCAGTAAGGATTAAACATCAGGATTACTGCTCTTCAGAATGGGTTTGGTGAGCCTTTCTCTGCCTGTCCCACTGTAAGCTGTGACCTCACCGAGTAGAGTGAGGTGAGCTTCCAGCATTTCGCTCAGGAATAGGAAACAAAAGGACTAAACCACATGTGACATTAAATATATTGCAGGTAGTTGTGTGAATCCTTATAAAACTGTAAATAGCAGCCTGTGGCATCCTGATCAGGACTGGGACCATGGTGTGCAGGGAGAGCTTAACCCTGTCCTCATATGCTGCTGTCCTGACAAAAATCACACACACTCTGCCCTGAAGCTGCTATTAACCTCAGAAGAGAAGCTCCCATTGGTAGCAAGATAAGCTTGATTATGTGCATCAAAGTTCAGTGAGTACCAAAGTTGGTGCTATTCACCTGGAGCCTTGGGATAGATCAAAAtatccaaacctttcctgtacttCTCTTATCACATTATAAAAAGAGAGAGGTCTATATTCAACTTAGCgctaagcagatgttctaccagcacaaggatttttccttgcccaatggaacaatctccccctctcctctccttgaaaaatggaaatggactgccttcaagttgatcccaagttacagcgaccctatgaatagggttttcatggtaagcggtattcagaggggtttaccattgcctccctctgaggctgagaggcagtgactggctcagggtcacccagtgagcttcatagctgtgtggggattcgaaccctagtctcccaggtcatagtccaacactctaaccactacaccacactggctctcctacctCTCcttgtgtgccccctaaatctattctgagTTTTCTCCCAGTCCACCAGAGCAGATTAGGAGATGGTATGGAGGTgcgcagggggaggggaggaattctGTTTCGCTAGCGGAATGTTTTAGTTGATTGCCAcccataatatatatataccttCCAGGAAAACAATAGTATTTCTAGAGAAAATGTATGGATGAAGAAGATATGGCAGATAAGGTACTAAGTGGGTAGATTTGCTTTGAAATCTTGGACGACACTTATAGAATAGCTAGCTGCTCggcaacacattaaaaaaagtttcctgTGATAACATTTGTTTTTACTATCTAGAGTATTGGTTTATTGAGGCTAGGATAGTGCTTGTCTTGTATATGAGGCTGTCTCTGGGGACTGGAGTGTAAGGAGACAGTGAGATCCTGCATGAGTGCAAGATAGGTTAATTTGTACTATGTCCTCTCTAAGACACTGGAGTCTCTCAAGTCCTTGAGGGGCTATAGGTGGAACTTTGCTCAGCATCCCACTCAttcagagcagcagcctctctggTCATGCCTGGGATCTGGGGGACTTGGGATTATTCACACCCTTGGCAGAGATGAGAGAGCTGTCTGTGAGGCCTCATAACTAAGTCACTCTGGTTGGAGCTGGTGTTGGAACAAGCACATGGGTGACACCTGCCCCATCTCCACTGTCCAGCCACTTCAGCAATTGATACTAACAAGAAAAACAACTTTTGGTCTTGGGAAGAAGCTGGTGGAAGAACTGCTGATGCTCCCTGCTCAGCGGATTGAGCTTAGCATGGGGTGCCCACGGCCCCCGCAGGTGTAGGTGACTCCTGGTGCTTGTCAAAAAGGATGGAAGAGGACATCTCGGTTTTCAGCTTGCCATCGGAGCCACCATCACCGGAGGCAGCTTCCTGACCACACTCCtcgcaacagcaacaacagcagtccATGAAGGCCTGACCCAGTGGTTTGCAGAGGCATAGCAGCAGCACAGGAGTCACTGAGCACttgaagaacaagaagaactggTTGATGAGGCTTAGAAGGTCCAAGGTCTGCTTAGCCATATCGGGAGATAGGTAAGCCACAACGATATTGCTGACATTCTCGGGAATTGTGCAGAGGCCATAAATTACTGTCAGGCCAATCACCGTGCAATTGAGTTGGCTCTCACACTGCCCATGCTTGCTGCCACGACAATCTGTTTTCTCTGGGCTGCTGACCCTTCTGGTGACCAGCTGGCAGCTGACAGTGAAGAGGATGGGCAGGCAGAAGTAGCATCCGAAGTACCACCACATCCTGGCATTCTGGTAAGTGAGAACCAGAGAGTAAACAGATTCTGGCAGCTCCTGGGAAGGTTTCATGGTGCAGTAGTCAGTCACTACACCAGAGACTGGTGAGGTGTCTTGCGCCAGCTGCCAGAGGAGGATCTCTGGGACAGAAAGGGTCATGGAACCCACCCAAATGACAGCCAGCTTGGCAATGATGGAGTGGCAGTGCTCAATGGGCCGTAGCTTGGCTTGAGGACTGGTGGCTGCATGGAATCTGTCAATGCCCAAGGCACAGAGGCTGAAGGTGGTTACGCCCAAGGAAGACACCTAGGATTGCAAAGAACAGAGCGAGATTGTTGTTCAGTGGAATTGAGCTGACAAAAAGGGGCAGTTAGTTTTAAACAGAGAAGGACAAATTTAGGATAAACGGAGCTACAAAATCAGTTCTTCTGTTTCTTGGagtgggggaaaaaaccctcttcCAAGAACAAGAAATTTGCCTATCATAAAAGGATTGATCACATCCCCATTTATGCCATGTTAAAAGGCCTTCCAAACCATAGTAAGATCATTCCAGTCCTCAACAACTTTCTTAGATAATCCTGAGAGCACTGCTATTGGTTAAGGCTAGAAGTACAAGGAAAGACACATTAAACTGTATGTGAAACATGTTTTGGAAAACGCTTCCCAATGAAGGCCTAAACAAGAGAGACAGTAACTCTAGGCAAGCCCAAATGATTGCAAAGGGGCAGTTTCAGAGTGTGAAATGAGTCCTATTACCAGAATAGCTCCAACTCACTTTGTACCTTGAGGCAGATGTATCAAGGCAGATTAGGGGGTCACCTCTGATAGTAAGGCCCGCAGCCTGCTGATACTCCTCCCCACAATCTTTCCCAATAAGACGTCCTTAGGCTCTTTCATGCGGCGTTGACACTCTAAAGGCATATTTTCCACTATGAATTTATGTTGGTGTTAAAACAGTTTCACTGGGGTGGTTTACCTTAAAGAACACTGCAAACAGTTAAGTTTTGGAAAGGTACTCCAACTTCTGTTTGCAACCCCTTACCTACCTTTACAGAACAAGGATTCCTCACAGGGCATAAGAGGCTCTGGCTGATACTCTGCTTTAACACCAGTGTAAATTTGTACTGTGGTAAATACAATCTGATTGACTCTCCTAAACCTTTAGCTAAATGTTTAATTACTTTTATTTAGGATAAGCAACTTTCTCTTCTCTCATTAATTTCCCTTCCCTCTGCCGCCCTGTTATATTTCCAACCTTTTTCTGGTTCTTTATACCTCAGTGTTCATATTTTATACCTTAACCATGCTTGCCTCCAATTTGATTTTAGTCTTAATTAGTGAAGGGAAGAAGTAGGGTAGGGACACACAGTAGGAAGTATGGGGATTCACTGTGTGTTGTTAGCATTTATCAGTTAAAACAAGCATCTGTAGTGTGGCTTCTGAAGTTACTTCCTTATAGCTGCATCTCCCGCCTGAGGAAACCAGACTCAGGCAGgctctgctcatgcaacagaagATGGGGCTAGAACTGACTGTACCGTACCACTACAGGGGATGGGATCACAATCACAAATGCTCCCCAACGTAAGCATTTATTGCAAAGCCAGCATGGCAGGCAAAGGCCTGTGAAAGAACCTTTCTCTGTGATGCACTACATTTCTAGTTGCAAGGAGAGCATTCAGAAGTGGAATCCTCTtcctgtagtctgaagtggtacattcTATCCTGCTGCTTCACGACTCTTTGTCATGTTTCTGCTGCATATAGACCATGCCTCACCCATCCACCTTTTCATATTTACAGAATGCCGTTAGCAAAGGGGAAGAGCTATCCTTGCGAAACTGGAGGAAATTCTCAGGCCAATTGCAAGCTCTCACTAAGACAAGTGTTGGCCTTTAAAGCCCCCCCAAACCACCCTCCCCTTCTGAGTCTTACTACCAAAATGCATCCTCTCTCTCGAAGGAATAAACGAGTTCAAATAAGTTTGTTGATGTCCCAAGCCAATCCCTGTTAATTTCCGCTGCATTCAGAGGCCCAGGAAAACATCCCTGTTTGCCAAAAGGGAAGAGGGCAAAGTGTGGAGGAGAAAATGCCAAACGCTGGGTGAGTTTGAGAGACAATGAAGAGCATGAATAAATAACAGCCTGGGACTGCCCTCCCTGTCCCACAGCACTCTCCATTACAAACACTCTGCTTTCCTTAGGTGCAAGAAACACAACGCCCCATTTGGAGAGTTGTTCATAGACtgcccaagagctctgggccctaATTGCAGGCACCCGCTCACTTCTGAGAGAAACAAGGGACATTCTTTTGAGTGCAGGAAGCATCGGAAATTGGGGAGAGAGGCTTACTTTCCtccaaaaaacaaaccaaaaccctCCGTCTCCTTTTAAATGCAGCCAAACCTGGACACAACAGAGCGCTTCCAGGCCACAGCCTGTGCTTCTGAGGGCTGCTTCTCACGGTGCTTTTTAAAGGACATGGGTACGTATTCTCCCAAATCGCCTCTGAATTGAAATTTACACAAAAATTCACACAATGCTGACAATGCCCTTCTTTCCCTCCAAGAAACTGGTGAGAAGCAGCAGAAGGTTCAAGTTTGCAGGGGAGGGGGCTTCCTTGCATATTGCAGGCCCAGCCCAAGTCATTCATTTATAATTCCCCAAGCAGTTGCTCCATATGATCCAGGGTATACTTAAGGACCGCATGTAACATCACAGACATTGCTCAGGATGCAACAGCTGGATTGATTAGTTGTGCAATTGGTTAGGCTCTGAGTCTCAGAAACAGACAAAGTTGAGGTCAAATGTTAAATAATCAAATTACAAGTTAagccccccttaaaaaaaaaagagctatTTTTCTTAATTCATCAGAATGAAGAAGGAAAATAAAAGGCAGTTTTATTAACAAAGTAGTACTTTTTGTGTATTAAACTGCAAATTATCTCAGAAGGTACTAATACTGAAGTTTTTGGCAATATGCACATTTATCTAAATATAATCAATTGAATAATTGCTTAATGATTAATGATTAAACATTCCTTAATCAGTTGACAATACTCATTTAtaccttagggccaaactaggcaTGATGGTGCCAGACATTTGTTTACAGTGgagactggcagggcagaaggtagggaggccaacagtagggggaGCCAGAGAAAATGGCCTACTAAGCTAGAGCCAAATGATAGGTGAGGCCAACTAATTCAGGTTTTGTTCCCATCTTCTGACTTCTTTATGGGCAACattgaaactaaggaggaggaggctgacagctAATGCCACTTCCTAAACTGTTTGTAAGGGAGtaagcaggtgagggctggctgaggacagactgaccTTAGTGGGGCATTTGCCTCAATGGACACTTGCCTTCACTGTCTGTTTATACATATGTCCCATACATGTACGAGTGGGCATGTAATTTAACAGCAACAGAGTGTGTGGATGAGGGGAACTGAACCCCTTCCCCTGTCTTTCCTCCCTACAGTCTCTCACTTGAACTTTTTTTTCCTCCATCTCAGATGTGATACCTAGAGGGAGATGGACTGGGGAAACAACCTGGAATGGTGAGGTAAGGTGGGAGA comes from Rhineura floridana isolate rRhiFlo1 chromosome 6, rRhiFlo1.hap2, whole genome shotgun sequence and encodes:
- the GPR37L1 gene encoding G-protein coupled receptor 37-like 1 isoform X1, whose amino-acid sequence is MALPWTIMLLLPFLQPLETTVKEGAAPFLQEPYTYSRRVQRAGDGHLTRHFVSKDALLETPGELGRLRWPGSAGNYWGRQLSEEQLRWRRTRRGTEDEESKPVQQYVPGVKVEFPRPMNPGSLRPTKALVPSSTDPSDHHQRSPAIHGGTEPQDNMTVASGKRPQIQNPLYPVTESSYSAYSVMFLSLIVFAVGIIGNLSVMCIVWHNYYMKSAWNSILASLAFWDFLILFFCLPVVIFNEITKKRLLGNISCRIVPFMEVSSLGVTTFSLCALGIDRFHAATSPQAKLRPIEHCHSIIAKLAVIWVGSMTLSVPEILLWQLAQDTSPVSGVVTDYCTMKPSQELPESVYSLVLTYQNARMWWYFGCYFCLPILFTVSCQLVTRRVSSPEKTDCRGSKHGQCESQLNCTVIGLTVIYGLCTIPENVSNIVVAYLSPDMAKQTLDLLSLINQFFLFFKCSVTPVLLLCLCKPLGQAFMDCCCCCCEECGQEAASGDGGSDGKLKTEMSSSILFDKHQESPTPAGAVGTPC
- the GPR37L1 gene encoding G-protein coupled receptor 37-like 1 isoform X3 codes for the protein MTRPLETTVKEGAAPFLQEPYTYSRRVQRAGDGHLTRHFVSKDALLETPGELGRLRWPGSAGNYWGRQLSEEQLRWRRTRRGTEDEESKPVQQYVPGVKVEFPRPMNPGSLRPTKALVPSSTDPSDHHQRSPAIHGGTEPQDNMTVASGKRPQIQNPLYPVTESSYSAYSVMFLSLIVFAVGIIGNLSVMCIVWHNYYMKSAWNSILASLAFWDFLILFFCLPVVIFNEITKKRLLGNISCRIVPFMEVSSLGVTTFSLCALGIDRFHAATSPQAKLRPIEHCHSIIAKLAVIWVGSMTLSVPEILLWQLAQDTSPVSGVVTDYCTMKPSQELPESVYSLVLTYQNARMWWYFGCYFCLPILFTVSCQLVTRRVSSPEKTDCRGSKHGQCESQLNCTVIGLTVIYGLCTIPENVSNIVVAYLSPDMAKQTLDLLSLINQFFLFFKCSVTPVLLLCLCKPLGQAFMDCCCCCCEECGQEAASGDGGSDGKLKTEMSSSILFDKHQESPTPAGAVGTPC
- the GPR37L1 gene encoding G-protein coupled receptor 37-like 1 isoform X2, which gives rise to MHMQPLETTVKEGAAPFLQEPYTYSRRVQRAGDGHLTRHFVSKDALLETPGELGRLRWPGSAGNYWGRQLSEEQLRWRRTRRGTEDEESKPVQQYVPGVKVEFPRPMNPGSLRPTKALVPSSTDPSDHHQRSPAIHGGTEPQDNMTVASGKRPQIQNPLYPVTESSYSAYSVMFLSLIVFAVGIIGNLSVMCIVWHNYYMKSAWNSILASLAFWDFLILFFCLPVVIFNEITKKRLLGNISCRIVPFMEVSSLGVTTFSLCALGIDRFHAATSPQAKLRPIEHCHSIIAKLAVIWVGSMTLSVPEILLWQLAQDTSPVSGVVTDYCTMKPSQELPESVYSLVLTYQNARMWWYFGCYFCLPILFTVSCQLVTRRVSSPEKTDCRGSKHGQCESQLNCTVIGLTVIYGLCTIPENVSNIVVAYLSPDMAKQTLDLLSLINQFFLFFKCSVTPVLLLCLCKPLGQAFMDCCCCCCEECGQEAASGDGGSDGKLKTEMSSSILFDKHQESPTPAGAVGTPC
- the GPR37L1 gene encoding G-protein coupled receptor 37-like 1 isoform X4, with product MNPGSLRPTKALVPSSTDPSDHHQRSPAIHGGTEPQDNMTVASGKRPQIQNPLYPVTESSYSAYSVMFLSLIVFAVGIIGNLSVMCIVWHNYYMKSAWNSILASLAFWDFLILFFCLPVVIFNEITKKRLLGNISCRIVPFMEVSSLGVTTFSLCALGIDRFHAATSPQAKLRPIEHCHSIIAKLAVIWVGSMTLSVPEILLWQLAQDTSPVSGVVTDYCTMKPSQELPESVYSLVLTYQNARMWWYFGCYFCLPILFTVSCQLVTRRVSSPEKTDCRGSKHGQCESQLNCTVIGLTVIYGLCTIPENVSNIVVAYLSPDMAKQTLDLLSLINQFFLFFKCSVTPVLLLCLCKPLGQAFMDCCCCCCEECGQEAASGDGGSDGKLKTEMSSSILFDKHQESPTPAGAVGTPC